A genomic window from Candidatus Binatia bacterium includes:
- a CDS encoding glycosyltransferase family 39 protein: MKRTLVVLAGGAAVLVLAGLTNLLGIAELPFYTKGEPREAVVVWEMAHDGGLVLPMRNGDEVPSKPPLFHWLGLASSSALGQVNELSTRLPSVVLAVAMTLAVFAFAANASRIRCGWLAAIALTFSFEWLRAARTARVDMTFSVFFAGALLLYAVMDRSGVTRTRSVAFYAALAAATLTKGPIGLLLPILIILVYAATSPTSATSVDPEQTTTRVGNVRQTVRDLHMIPGVGAVFVVTGLWYAAAWTTGGDAFIETHALRENVFRVLDADRFGSGHSHGPFYLFGQFFLGAFPWSLSLPAVAWWLWRGKPLDDTQRFLVVWFLVVFAFFLLPDSKRGVYLLPAYPAAALLFGLVLGPGPEGDAQRRLASWGWLIGCLVLGIVGVTGLVVASGLPIDSLVLPRLRPHEAVEVAASFSVLRSQALLTAIVSGTVLITSALAAANAPGAHWLRASVPLVVALALTFGGLVAPVERAIANVRTLSPFLPRVNEIVGDELLAFDQGSFDYGALFYAERRIPRDDASRADATYLLTFERRDGRVPDGQVVLRSEGTGARGRARLLLVRR, from the coding sequence ATGAAGCGCACCCTGGTCGTGCTGGCGGGCGGGGCTGCGGTCCTCGTACTCGCCGGCCTCACGAATCTTCTCGGCATCGCCGAGCTCCCGTTCTACACCAAGGGTGAACCCCGCGAGGCCGTGGTGGTCTGGGAGATGGCGCACGACGGCGGGCTCGTCCTCCCGATGCGCAACGGCGACGAAGTGCCTTCGAAGCCGCCCCTCTTCCACTGGCTCGGACTCGCGAGTTCGAGCGCACTCGGCCAGGTGAACGAGCTCTCGACCCGGCTCCCGTCGGTGGTTCTCGCGGTCGCGATGACGCTCGCCGTGTTCGCCTTCGCCGCGAACGCGAGCCGTATTCGCTGTGGATGGCTCGCCGCGATCGCGCTCACGTTCAGCTTCGAGTGGCTCCGCGCCGCGCGTACGGCACGCGTCGACATGACGTTCTCCGTCTTCTTCGCCGGCGCGCTACTCCTCTACGCGGTCATGGATCGATCCGGGGTGACACGCACGAGATCGGTCGCGTTCTACGCGGCACTTGCCGCCGCAACGCTTACCAAAGGACCAATCGGCCTGCTTCTCCCCATCCTCATCATCCTCGTTTACGCTGCCACGTCCCCCACGTCGGCCACGTCGGTCGATCCCGAACAGACGACGACGCGAGTGGGCAACGTCCGGCAGACGGTGCGTGACCTGCACATGATCCCTGGTGTCGGCGCCGTCTTCGTCGTCACAGGCCTCTGGTACGCCGCCGCATGGACGACCGGGGGCGACGCGTTCATCGAGACGCACGCGCTGCGCGAGAACGTCTTCCGGGTCCTCGATGCAGACCGGTTCGGCTCAGGCCATTCGCACGGGCCGTTCTACCTGTTCGGCCAGTTCTTCCTGGGCGCGTTTCCGTGGAGCCTTAGCCTGCCCGCCGTCGCCTGGTGGCTTTGGCGCGGAAAACCGCTCGACGACACGCAGCGCTTTCTCGTCGTCTGGTTTCTCGTCGTCTTCGCGTTTTTCCTCCTTCCGGATTCCAAGCGCGGGGTTTATCTGCTCCCGGCCTACCCTGCGGCCGCGTTGCTGTTCGGCCTGGTGCTGGGCCCCGGGCCGGAGGGTGATGCCCAACGGAGACTCGCGTCGTGGGGCTGGCTCATCGGCTGCCTCGTGCTCGGCATCGTCGGGGTGACGGGCCTCGTCGTTGCGAGCGGACTACCCATCGATTCCCTCGTACTGCCACGGCTCCGACCGCACGAAGCCGTCGAAGTCGCCGCATCCTTCTCGGTCCTCCGGTCTCAGGCGCTCCTCACCGCAATCGTCAGCGGGACGGTCCTGATCACGAGCGCGTTGGCCGCGGCCAACGCACCCGGCGCGCACTGGCTTCGCGCGAGTGTACCGCTCGTCGTCGCGCTGGCTCTTACATTCGGCGGTCTCGTCGCGCCCGTCGAACGCGCGATCGCGAACGTGCGGACCCTCTCCCCGTTTCTGCCCCGGGTAAACGAGATCGTCGGAGACGAGCTGCTCGCCTTCGACCAAGGGAGCTTCGACTACGGAGCGCTGTTCTACGCCGAACGTCGAATCCCGCGCGACGATGCGTCCCGGGCAGACGCGACGTATCTGCTCACGTTCGAGCGGCGCGATGGCCGGGTACCCGACGGCCAGGTCGTGTTGCGAAGCGAAGGCACCGGCGCGCGCGGCCGCGCCCGCCTCCTACTGGTTCGTCGCTAG